Proteins from a single region of Pseudomonas phenolilytica:
- a CDS encoding LysR substrate-binding domain-containing protein translates to MELRHLRYFIAVAEERNIGRAAARLHISQPPLTRQIQQLEEQLGVQLFNRTPRGMELTPAGELLLDEAKNINAVIEQATERTQRAGQGKFGRLDVAIFGSAILDTIPRLLADFRGAYPDVKVVLHSMHKDEQLEALRQRRISVGFNRILTPSPDFAAELVDTEPLLLALHEDDPLARQQRVDFRALADQPLVLFPTGGRPSFLDKVLGLCQQAGFVPTIAQEVGDAVTAVSLVSKGFGACLVSQSTAALSLPGLTYRPLDGIPGNTRIDLSCIYRPDDRSPILAAFLEVVRSYRQRRSAERPAKG, encoded by the coding sequence ATGGAACTTCGCCACCTGCGCTACTTCATCGCCGTCGCCGAGGAACGCAACATCGGTCGCGCCGCCGCCCGCCTGCACATCTCGCAGCCCCCGTTGACGCGGCAGATCCAGCAGCTCGAAGAGCAACTCGGCGTGCAGCTGTTCAACCGCACACCGCGCGGCATGGAGCTGACGCCGGCCGGCGAGCTGCTGCTGGATGAGGCGAAGAACATCAACGCGGTGATCGAGCAGGCCACCGAGCGCACGCAGCGCGCCGGCCAGGGCAAGTTCGGCCGGCTGGATGTGGCGATCTTCGGCTCGGCGATCCTCGATACCATCCCGCGGCTGCTGGCGGATTTCCGCGGGGCCTATCCGGACGTCAAGGTGGTGCTGCACAGCATGCACAAGGACGAGCAGCTCGAAGCCCTGCGCCAGCGGCGGATCAGCGTCGGCTTCAACCGGATCCTCACGCCCTCGCCGGACTTCGCCGCCGAGCTGGTGGACACTGAGCCGCTGCTGCTGGCGCTGCACGAGGATGATCCGCTGGCGCGCCAGCAGCGGGTGGATTTCCGCGCGCTGGCCGACCAACCGCTGGTGCTGTTTCCCACCGGCGGGCGCCCGAGTTTCCTCGACAAGGTGCTCGGCCTCTGCCAGCAGGCCGGCTTCGTGCCGACCATCGCTCAGGAAGTCGGCGACGCGGTGACCGCCGTTTCGCTGGTCTCCAAGGGCTTCGGCGCCTGCCTGGTGTCGCAATCCACGGCGGCGCTGTCGCTGCCGGGCCTGACCTACCGGCCGCTGGACGGCATTCCGGGCAACACGCGGATCGATCTGTCGTGCATCTACCGCCCCGACGACCGCTCGCCGATCCTCGCCGCATTTCTTGAGGTAGTGCGTTCGTATCGTCAGCGCCGCAGCGCAGAGCGCCCCGCCAAGGGTTAG
- a CDS encoding class I SAM-dependent methyltransferase, whose amino-acid sequence MSLDDIDFAERYRQHLRRSARPSKPPGAWDKRAVELASKPLGGAYTDAFIRLMDLSGARSLLDIGCGPGTLCLPLAAQFERIYALDYSPGMLACLQARLDESGVDNVQPLQCAWEDDWSAVPVCDILIASRSGLVDDLDAALEKIHRHTRLRAYMTQLAGGHFIDPAIARLLGREQASVPDYIYTLNLLHQRGIHPRLDYIELPSRLAGCTTFEEFAERVAGSLGPLDDGQRETLADWYRADPERARQGGAPMRWAFIGWTVPSATT is encoded by the coding sequence ATGAGCCTCGATGACATCGACTTCGCCGAACGCTATCGCCAGCACCTGCGCCGCAGCGCCCGCCCATCCAAACCGCCGGGCGCCTGGGACAAGCGTGCCGTCGAACTGGCAAGCAAACCGCTGGGCGGCGCCTATACCGACGCGTTCATAAGGCTCATGGACCTGAGCGGCGCTCGCAGCCTGCTGGATATCGGCTGCGGTCCCGGCACCCTGTGCCTGCCGCTCGCCGCGCAATTCGAGCGAATCTACGCGCTGGACTACAGCCCCGGCATGCTGGCCTGCCTGCAGGCGCGCCTCGACGAATCGGGCGTGGACAACGTGCAGCCGCTGCAATGCGCTTGGGAGGACGACTGGAGTGCAGTTCCGGTGTGCGACATCCTGATCGCTTCGCGCTCGGGCCTGGTCGATGATCTGGATGCCGCGCTGGAGAAGATCCACCGGCATACCCGGCTGCGGGCCTACATGACCCAGCTGGCCGGCGGCCACTTCATCGATCCGGCCATCGCCCGCCTGCTCGGACGCGAGCAGGCCAGCGTGCCGGACTACATCTACACCCTCAACCTGCTGCACCAGCGCGGCATTCATCCGCGCCTGGACTATATCGAGCTGCCCAGCCGCCTGGCTGGCTGCACCACCTTCGAGGAATTCGCCGAGCGCGTCGCCGGGTCGCTCGGTCCGCTCGACGACGGGCAGCGCGAAACCCTGGCCGACTGGTACCGCGCCGACCCGGAGCGCGCCCGCCAGGGCGGCGCGCCGATGCGCTGGGCCTTCATCGGCTGGACGGTACCGTCGGCCACCACCTAA
- the glmS gene encoding glutamine--fructose-6-phosphate transaminase (isomerizing) — protein MCGIVGAVAERNITAILLEGLKRLEYRGYDSAGVAVLDGAGTLQRLRRTGKVAELEQAQTEAQLAGRLGIAHTRWATHGAPCERNAHPHFSGHDLAVVHNGIIENHEALRSRLKALGYEFQSDTDTEVIVHLLHHKLDEFGDLTVALKAAVKELHGAYGLAVISARQPDRLLAARSGSPLVIGLGLGENFLASDQLALRQVTDRFMYLEEGDIAEIRRDSVQIWDAAGQPVQREAVQYHEGAEAADKGEYRHFMLKEIHEQPKVVQRTLEGRLGDNQVLVQAFGPQAAELFAKVRNVQIVACGTSYHAGMVARYWLEELAGIPCQVEVASEFRYRKVVVQPDSLFVTISQSGETADTLAALRNAKDAGYLASLAICNVGISSLVRESDLCLLTQAGPEIGVASTKAFTTQLTGLMLLTLALGRVRGSLTAAREAELVAELRRLPTRLGEALAMDTTVEKVAEHFAEKHHTLFLGRGAQYPVAMEGALKLKEISYIHAEAYPAGELKHGPLALVDADMPVVTVAPNNELLEKLKSNLQEVRARGGELIVFADGAAGLENGEGTFVVNMPHIHDALAPILYTVPLQLLSYYVAVLRGTDVDQPRNLAKSVTVE, from the coding sequence ATGTGTGGCATCGTTGGCGCCGTCGCCGAACGCAACATCACCGCGATCCTGCTCGAAGGCCTCAAGCGCCTGGAATACCGCGGCTACGACAGTGCCGGCGTCGCCGTGCTGGATGGCGCCGGAACGCTGCAGCGCCTGCGCCGCACCGGCAAGGTTGCCGAGCTGGAACAGGCGCAGACCGAGGCCCAGCTGGCCGGCCGTCTGGGCATCGCGCACACCCGCTGGGCCACCCACGGCGCGCCCTGCGAGCGCAACGCCCACCCGCATTTCTCCGGCCACGACCTGGCCGTGGTGCACAACGGCATCATCGAGAACCACGAGGCGCTGCGCAGTCGCCTCAAGGCGCTGGGCTACGAATTCCAGTCCGACACCGATACCGAAGTCATCGTCCACTTGCTGCACCACAAGCTCGACGAGTTCGGCGATCTAACCGTGGCGCTCAAGGCGGCGGTCAAGGAGTTGCACGGCGCCTACGGCCTGGCGGTGATCTCGGCGCGCCAGCCGGATCGTCTGCTTGCCGCGCGCAGCGGCAGTCCGCTGGTGATCGGTCTCGGCCTGGGCGAGAACTTCCTCGCGTCCGACCAGCTGGCGCTGCGTCAGGTCACCGACCGCTTCATGTACCTGGAAGAGGGCGACATCGCCGAGATTCGCCGCGACAGCGTGCAAATATGGGATGCCGCCGGGCAGCCGGTACAGCGCGAAGCGGTGCAATACCACGAAGGCGCCGAGGCGGCGGACAAGGGTGAGTACCGGCACTTCATGCTCAAGGAAATCCACGAGCAGCCCAAGGTTGTGCAGCGCACCCTCGAAGGTCGCCTGGGTGACAACCAGGTGCTGGTGCAGGCCTTCGGCCCGCAGGCCGCCGAGCTGTTCGCCAAGGTGCGCAACGTGCAGATCGTCGCCTGCGGCACCAGCTACCACGCCGGCATGGTCGCGCGATACTGGCTCGAAGAACTGGCCGGGATTCCCTGTCAGGTCGAGGTCGCCAGCGAGTTCCGCTACCGCAAGGTCGTGGTCCAGCCCGACAGCCTGTTCGTCACCATCTCCCAGTCCGGCGAGACCGCCGACACCCTGGCCGCGCTGCGCAATGCCAAGGACGCCGGCTATCTGGCCAGCCTGGCGATCTGCAACGTCGGCATCAGCTCGCTGGTGCGTGAATCCGACCTCTGCCTGCTGACCCAGGCAGGGCCGGAGATCGGCGTCGCCTCGACCAAGGCTTTCACCACCCAGTTGACCGGACTGATGCTGCTGACCCTCGCCCTCGGCCGGGTGCGCGGCAGCCTGACGGCGGCCAGGGAAGCCGAGCTGGTGGCCGAATTGCGCCGCCTGCCGACGCGTCTGGGCGAAGCGCTGGCGATGGACACCACGGTGGAGAAGGTCGCCGAGCATTTCGCCGAGAAGCACCACACGCTGTTCCTCGGCCGCGGCGCACAGTATCCAGTGGCGATGGAAGGTGCACTCAAGCTCAAGGAGATCTCCTACATCCACGCCGAAGCCTACCCGGCCGGCGAACTCAAGCACGGACCGCTGGCGCTGGTGGACGCCGACATGCCGGTGGTCACCGTGGCGCCGAACAACGAGCTGCTGGAGAAGCTCAAGTCCAACCTGCAGGAAGTGCGCGCGCGTGGCGGCGAGCTGATCGTCTTCGCCGATGGCGCCGCCGGGCTGGAGAATGGCGAGGGCACCTTCGTGGTGAACATGCCGCACATCCACGATGCGCTGGCACCGATCCTCTACACCGTGCCGCTGCAGCTGTTGTCCTACTACGTCGCCGTGCTACGTGGCACCGACGTCGACCAGCCGCGCAACCTGGCCAAGTCCGTCACCGTGGAATAA
- a CDS encoding DeoR/GlpR family DNA-binding transcription regulator, with protein sequence MMSKRNTPQRRHAILALLAEQGEVSVDQLSQRFETSEVTIRKDLAALEKNGLLLRRYGGAVSLPQELIGDGAQPVSPAKQAIARAAVGCIREHARIIIDSGTTTAAMIPQLGHTHGLVVMTNSLNVANALRELEHEPVLLMTGGTWDPHSESFQGQVAEQVLRSYDFDQLFIGADGIDLERGTTTFNELLGLSRVMAEVAREVIVLAESDKIGRRIPNLELPWGRIHTLITDERLTDAARASIQARGVRLICAAIEPNLET encoded by the coding sequence CTGATGTCGAAGCGCAACACACCGCAACGCCGCCACGCGATCCTTGCGCTGCTCGCCGAGCAGGGCGAGGTGAGCGTCGATCAGCTGTCGCAGCGCTTTGAAACCTCCGAAGTCACCATCCGCAAGGACCTTGCCGCGCTCGAGAAGAATGGTCTGCTGCTGCGCCGTTACGGCGGCGCGGTATCGCTGCCGCAAGAGCTGATCGGCGACGGCGCGCAGCCGGTTTCGCCGGCAAAGCAGGCCATTGCCCGAGCGGCCGTCGGCTGCATTCGCGAACATGCGCGAATCATCATCGACAGCGGTACCACCACCGCCGCGATGATTCCCCAGCTCGGCCACACGCATGGCCTGGTGGTGATGACCAACTCGCTGAACGTGGCCAACGCGCTGCGCGAACTGGAACACGAGCCGGTGCTGCTGATGACCGGCGGCACCTGGGACCCGCATTCCGAGTCCTTCCAGGGCCAGGTGGCCGAACAGGTGCTGCGCTCCTATGATTTCGACCAGCTGTTCATCGGTGCCGACGGCATCGATCTGGAGCGTGGCACCACCACCTTCAACGAACTGCTGGGGCTGTCGCGGGTGATGGCCGAGGTTGCCCGCGAAGTCATCGTGCTGGCCGAGTCCGACAAGATCGGCCGGCGCATTCCCAATCTGGAACTGCCCTGGGGCAGGATCCACACCCTGATCACCGACGAGCGCCTCACAGACGCGGCGCGCGCATCCATTCAGGCCCGTGGCGTCAGACTGATCTGCGCGGCCATCGAACCCAATCTGGAGACCTGA
- the glmU gene encoding bifunctional UDP-N-acetylglucosamine diphosphorylase/glucosamine-1-phosphate N-acetyltransferase GlmU gives MSLDIVILAAGQGTRMRSALPKVLHPVAGQSMLGHVIDTARALLPKSIQVVIGHGAEQVRQRLAGDDLSYVVQAEQLGTGHAVAQALPNLTAERVLILYGDVPLIETDTLQRLLHKVGPDQLALLTVELADPTGYGRIVRDAQGEVQAIVEHKDASAAQRAIREGNTGILAVPGARIGEWLGRLSNSNAQGEYYLTDVIAMAVADGLRVATEQPLDAMEVQGANDRIQLAELERHYQQRAARRLMAQGVTLRDPARFDLRGEVSVGRDVLIDVNVLLEGRVVIEDDVQIGPNCVIKDSVLRKGAIIKANSHLEGAEVGEGADCGPFARLRPGAVLGRKAHVGNFVELKNAVLGEGAKAGHLSYLGDAEIGARTNIGAGTITCNYDGANKFRTVMGEDVFIGSNSSLVAPLMLGDGATTGAGSVITEDVPAHTLGLGRGRQRNIDGWQRPVKKKS, from the coding sequence ATGTCTCTTGATATCGTCATTCTCGCCGCTGGTCAGGGCACCCGCATGCGTTCCGCCCTGCCGAAGGTCCTGCATCCGGTGGCCGGGCAGTCCATGCTTGGCCACGTCATCGACACAGCCCGCGCGCTGCTGCCCAAGAGTATCCAGGTGGTGATCGGTCATGGCGCTGAACAGGTACGTCAGCGCCTGGCGGGTGACGATCTGAGCTACGTTGTGCAGGCCGAGCAGCTCGGTACCGGGCATGCGGTGGCGCAGGCGCTGCCGAACCTGACCGCCGAACGGGTGCTGATCCTCTATGGCGACGTGCCGCTGATCGAAACCGATACCCTGCAGCGACTGCTGCACAAGGTCGGCCCCGACCAGCTCGCCCTGCTTACCGTGGAGCTTGCCGATCCGACCGGTTACGGCCGCATCGTGCGCGACGCGCAGGGCGAGGTGCAGGCCATCGTCGAGCACAAGGATGCCAGCGCCGCACAGCGGGCGATCCGCGAAGGCAATACCGGCATCCTCGCCGTACCGGGCGCGCGGATCGGCGAATGGTTGGGGCGCTTGTCCAACAGCAATGCACAGGGCGAGTACTACCTGACCGACGTGATCGCGATGGCCGTGGCGGACGGCCTGCGCGTCGCCACCGAGCAACCGCTGGATGCTATGGAGGTGCAGGGCGCCAACGACCGCATCCAGCTGGCGGAACTGGAACGTCATTACCAGCAGCGCGCGGCGCGGCGGCTGATGGCACAGGGCGTCACCCTGCGCGACCCGGCGCGGTTCGACCTGCGCGGCGAGGTGTCGGTCGGTCGCGACGTGCTGATCGACGTCAACGTGCTCCTCGAAGGCCGCGTGGTGATCGAGGACGATGTGCAGATCGGCCCCAATTGCGTGATCAAGGACAGCGTCCTGCGCAAGGGCGCGATCATCAAGGCCAATTCGCACCTGGAAGGCGCCGAGGTGGGGGAGGGCGCCGACTGCGGGCCGTTCGCCCGGCTGCGGCCCGGCGCGGTGCTCGGCCGCAAGGCGCACGTCGGCAACTTCGTCGAACTGAAGAACGCGGTGCTCGGCGAGGGCGCCAAGGCCGGCCATCTCAGCTACCTGGGCGACGCCGAGATCGGTGCGCGGACCAACATCGGCGCCGGCACCATCACCTGCAACTACGACGGCGCCAACAAGTTCCGCACGGTGATGGGCGAAGACGTGTTCATCGGTTCCAACAGCTCGCTGGTCGCGCCGCTCATGCTCGGCGACGGTGCTACCACCGGTGCGGGTTCGGTGATCACCGAAGACGTACCCGCGCACACCCTCGGCCTCGGCCGCGGTCGTCAACGCAACATCGATGGCTGGCAGAGGCCGGTGAAGAAGAAGTCCTAA
- a CDS encoding F0F1 ATP synthase subunit epsilon yields the protein MAMTVHCDIVSAEEELFSGLVEMVVAHGNLGDIGILPGHAPLLTDLKPGPVRVIKQGGDEEIFYISGGFIEVQPNMVKVLADTATRAKDLDEAAAQAAVKAAEKALNEKGAEFDYGSAAARLAEAAAQLRTIEALRKKYGRH from the coding sequence ATGGCTATGACAGTCCACTGCGACATCGTCAGCGCGGAAGAAGAGCTGTTCTCGGGGCTGGTGGAAATGGTCGTCGCTCACGGTAACCTGGGTGACATCGGGATTCTGCCGGGCCACGCGCCGCTGCTCACCGATCTCAAGCCGGGTCCGGTGCGTGTGATCAAGCAGGGTGGCGACGAAGAGATCTTCTACATCTCCGGCGGCTTCATCGAAGTGCAGCCGAACATGGTGAAGGTGCTTGCCGATACCGCCACGCGCGCCAAGGACCTCGACGAGGCCGCCGCGCAGGCTGCGGTCAAGGCCGCGGAAAAGGCGCTGAACGAGAAGGGCGCGGAATTCGATTACGGTTCCGCCGCCGCTCGTCTCGCCGAGGCCGCTGCCCAGCTGCGGACCATCGAGGCATTGCGCAAGAAGTACGGTCGGCACTGA
- the atpD gene encoding F0F1 ATP synthase subunit beta yields MSSGRIVQIIGAVIDVEFPRDQVPNVYDALKVQGAETTLEVQQQLGDGVVRTIAMGSTEGLKRGLDVNNTGNAIQVPVGAGTLGRIMNVLGEPIDEAGPVACDEQWGIHRAAPSYADQAGGNDLLETGIKVIDLVCPFAKGGKVGLFGGAGVGKTVNMMELINNIAKAHSGLSVFAGVGERTREGNDFYHEMKDSNVLDKVAMVYGQMNEPPGNRLRVALTGLTMAEKFREEGRDVLLFIDNIYRYTLAGTEVSALLGRMPSAVGYQPTLAEEMGVLQERITSTKTGSITSIQAVYVPADDLTDPSPATTFAHLDATVVLSRDIASLGIYPAVDPLDSTSRSLDPLVVGQEHYEVTRGVQYVLQRYKELKDIIAILGMDELSEQDKQLVARARKIQRFLSQPFHVAEVFTGAPGKYVSLKETIRGFQGILNGDYDHLPEQAFYMVGTIDEAIEKAKKL; encoded by the coding sequence ATGAGTAGCGGACGTATCGTTCAAATCATCGGCGCCGTCATCGACGTGGAATTCCCGCGCGATCAGGTGCCGAACGTCTATGACGCGCTGAAAGTACAAGGCGCCGAGACCACCCTGGAAGTCCAGCAGCAGCTGGGCGACGGCGTTGTGCGTACCATCGCGATGGGTTCGACCGAAGGCCTCAAGCGCGGCCTGGACGTCAACAACACCGGCAACGCCATCCAGGTTCCGGTTGGTGCCGGCACCCTGGGCCGCATCATGAACGTCCTTGGCGAGCCGATCGACGAGGCCGGTCCGGTTGCCTGCGACGAGCAGTGGGGCATCCACCGCGCTGCGCCGAGCTACGCCGATCAGGCGGGCGGCAACGACCTGCTGGAAACCGGCATCAAGGTCATCGACCTGGTTTGCCCGTTCGCCAAGGGCGGCAAGGTTGGTCTGTTCGGTGGTGCCGGTGTCGGCAAGACCGTGAACATGATGGAGCTGATCAACAACATCGCCAAGGCGCACAGCGGTCTGTCCGTGTTCGCCGGCGTGGGTGAGCGTACTCGTGAGGGTAACGACTTCTACCACGAGATGAAGGACTCCAACGTTCTCGACAAAGTGGCGATGGTGTACGGCCAGATGAACGAGCCGCCGGGAAACCGTCTGCGCGTTGCCCTGACCGGCCTGACCATGGCCGAGAAGTTCCGTGAGGAAGGTCGCGACGTTCTGCTGTTCATCGACAATATCTACCGCTACACCCTGGCCGGTACCGAAGTGTCGGCACTGCTGGGTCGTATGCCGTCGGCGGTGGGTTATCAGCCGACTCTGGCCGAGGAAATGGGCGTTCTGCAGGAGCGCATCACCTCCACCAAGACCGGTTCGATCACCTCGATCCAGGCCGTATACGTTCCCGCGGACGACCTGACCGACCCGAGCCCGGCGACCACCTTCGCCCACCTCGATGCTACCGTCGTTCTGTCGCGTGACATCGCTTCCCTGGGTATCTACCCGGCCGTGGACCCGCTGGACTCCACCAGTCGTTCGCTGGACCCGCTGGTGGTTGGCCAGGAGCACTACGAAGTGACTCGCGGCGTGCAGTACGTGCTGCAGCGTTACAAGGAACTGAAGGACATCATCGCCATCCTGGGTATGGACGAACTGTCCGAGCAGGACAAGCAACTCGTTGCTCGTGCGCGTAAGATCCAGCGCTTCCTGTCGCAGCCGTTCCACGTAGCCGAGGTCTTCACCGGCGCTCCGGGCAAGTACGTGTCGCTCAAGGAAACCATCCGTGGCTTCCAGGGCATTCTCAATGGTGACTACGACCACCTGCCGGAGCAGGCGTTCTACATGGTCGGCACCATCGACGAAGCCATCGAGAAGGCCAAGAAACTGTAA
- the atpG gene encoding F0F1 ATP synthase subunit gamma, whose protein sequence is MAGAKEIRSKIASIKSTQKITSAMEKVAVSKMRKAQQRMAASRPYAERIRQVIGHLANANPEYRHPFMVERPVKRVGYIVVSTDRGLCGGLNINLFKALIKSMKEWHDQRVEVDLCVIGNKGASFFRSFGGNVVAAIGNLGEAPSINDLIGSVKVMLDGFNEGRIDRLYLASNKFINTMTQKPTVDQLLPLAADASAEPVKKGQWDYLYEPDAQQLLDALLVRFIESQVYQAVVENGAAEQAARMIAMKNATDNAGELIGDLQLVYNKARQAAITQEISEIVGGAAAV, encoded by the coding sequence ATGGCAGGCGCAAAAGAGATTCGCAGCAAGATTGCGAGCATCAAAAGCACGCAGAAGATCACCAGCGCCATGGAGAAGGTGGCGGTCAGCAAGATGCGCAAGGCTCAGCAGCGCATGGCGGCCAGCCGTCCCTACGCGGAGCGGATTCGGCAGGTGATTGGCCATCTGGCCAATGCCAACCCGGAATACCGTCATCCGTTCATGGTGGAGCGTCCGGTCAAGCGTGTCGGCTATATCGTCGTGTCGACCGATCGTGGTCTGTGCGGTGGCCTGAACATCAACCTGTTCAAGGCCCTGATCAAGAGCATGAAGGAATGGCACGACCAGCGGGTCGAGGTCGACCTGTGCGTGATCGGCAACAAGGGCGCAAGCTTCTTCCGCAGCTTCGGCGGTAACGTCGTCGCGGCGATCGGCAACCTCGGCGAAGCACCGTCGATCAACGATCTGATCGGTAGCGTCAAGGTCATGCTGGACGGCTTCAACGAAGGCCGTATCGATCGCTTGTACCTGGCATCCAACAAGTTCATCAACACCATGACCCAGAAGCCGACGGTCGACCAGCTGCTGCCCCTGGCGGCAGACGCGAGCGCCGAGCCAGTGAAGAAAGGTCAGTGGGACTACCTCTACGAGCCGGATGCCCAGCAGCTGCTGGATGCCCTGCTGGTGCGCTTCATCGAGTCCCAGGTCTACCAGGCGGTGGTTGAGAACGGCGCAGCCGAACAGGCGGCGCGGATGATTGCCATGAAGAACGCAACCGACAACGCCGGGGAGCTGATCGGCGACCTGCAACTGGTCTACAACAAGGCCCGTCAGGCTGCGATCACTCAGGAAATTTCGGAAATCGTCGGCGGCGCTGCCGCGGTTTAA
- the atpA gene encoding F0F1 ATP synthase subunit alpha has product MQQLNPSEISEIIKQRIEKSDVAAQARNEGTVVSVSDGIVRIYGLADVMYGEMIEFPGGIFGMALNLEQDSVGAVVLGNYLGLTEGMSAKCTGRILEVPVGPELLGRVVDALGNPIDGKGPINAQLTDAVEKVAPGVIWRKSVDQPVQTGYKSVDAMIPVGRGQRELIIGDRQIGKTAMAIDAIINQRNSGIRCVYVAIGQKQSTIANVVRKLEEHGALQNTIIVAASASESAALQYLAPYSGCTMGEYFRDRGEDALIVYDDLSKQAVAYRQISLLLRRPPGREAYPGDVFYLHSRLLERASRVSEEYVEQFTKGAVTGKTGSLTALPIIETQAGDVSAFVPTNVISITDGQIFLESAMFNAGIRPAVNAGISVSRVGGAAQTKIVKKLSGGIRTALAQYRELAAFAQFASDLDEATRKQLEHGQRVTELMKQKQYAPMSIADMSLSLYAAERGYLADVEVAKVGAFEQALIAFFNREFADLMAKINVKGDFNDEIDAGLKAGIEKFKATQSW; this is encoded by the coding sequence ATGCAGCAACTGAATCCTTCCGAGATTAGTGAAATCATCAAGCAGCGCATCGAGAAATCCGATGTCGCCGCCCAAGCCCGTAACGAGGGCACCGTCGTCAGCGTTTCTGACGGTATCGTACGCATCTACGGTCTGGCCGACGTCATGTACGGCGAGATGATCGAGTTCCCTGGCGGCATCTTCGGCATGGCACTGAACCTGGAGCAGGACTCCGTAGGTGCCGTGGTTCTGGGTAACTACCTGGGCCTGACCGAAGGCATGAGCGCCAAGTGCACCGGCCGCATCCTCGAAGTTCCGGTAGGTCCGGAGCTGCTGGGTCGCGTGGTCGATGCCCTGGGCAACCCGATCGACGGCAAGGGCCCGATCAATGCCCAGCTGACCGATGCGGTCGAGAAAGTGGCACCGGGCGTGATCTGGCGTAAGTCGGTCGACCAGCCGGTACAGACCGGCTACAAATCGGTCGACGCCATGATCCCGGTCGGCCGCGGCCAGCGCGAGCTGATCATCGGTGACCGCCAGATCGGCAAGACCGCGATGGCCATCGACGCCATCATCAACCAGCGCAACAGCGGCATCCGCTGCGTCTACGTGGCCATCGGTCAGAAGCAGTCGACCATCGCCAACGTGGTGCGCAAGCTGGAAGAGCACGGCGCGCTGCAGAACACCATCATTGTAGCCGCGTCGGCGTCCGAGTCCGCTGCCCTGCAGTACCTGGCTCCGTACTCCGGCTGCACCATGGGTGAATACTTCCGCGACCGCGGCGAAGACGCCCTGATCGTCTACGACGACCTGTCCAAGCAGGCCGTGGCCTACCGCCAGATCTCCCTGCTGCTGCGCCGTCCGCCGGGACGCGAAGCCTATCCGGGCGACGTGTTCTATCTCCACAGCCGTCTGCTGGAGCGTGCTTCGCGCGTTTCCGAGGAGTACGTGGAGCAGTTCACCAAGGGCGCCGTGACCGGCAAGACCGGTTCGCTGACCGCACTGCCGATCATCGAAACCCAGGCGGGCGACGTTTCCGCGTTCGTTCCGACCAACGTGATTTCGATCACCGACGGTCAGATCTTCCTGGAGTCGGCCATGTTCAACGCGGGTATCCGTCCGGCGGTCAACGCCGGTATCTCGGTATCGCGTGTGGGTGGTGCGGCGCAGACCAAGATCGTCAAGAAGCTGTCCGGCGGCATCCGTACCGCTCTGGCCCAGTATCGTGAACTGGCGGCATTCGCGCAGTTCGCTTCCGACCTCGACGAAGCGACCCGCAAGCAGCTGGAGCATGGTCAGCGCGTCACCGAGCTGATGAAGCAGAAGCAGTACGCGCCGATGTCCATCGCCGACATGTCCCTGTCCCTGTATGCCGCCGAGCGTGGCTACCTGGCGGACGTGGAAGTGGCCAAGGTTGGCGCCTTCGAGCAGGCCCTGATCGCCTTCTTCAACCGCGAGTTCGCCGATCTGATGGCGAAGATCAACGTGAAGGGCGACTTCAACGACGAGATCGACGCCGGCCTGAAGGCGGGTATCGAGAAGTTCAAGGCCACGCAGAGCTGGTAA
- a CDS encoding F0F1 ATP synthase subunit delta — protein sequence MINTQTLARPYAKAAFEFASAAGQTDSWSKMLNLAAIAVEVPEVAALLNDPRLTSASKVQELVRLLGNDADEAFRNYVQTLGENDRLTVLPTVWELYEDIKAQAEKTLEAEVETAFELSNAQLQTLAAALSKRLDRTVNLQQVVNPALIGGVLIRAGDVVVDGSVRGKLSQLAESLKS from the coding sequence ATGATCAATACCCAGACGCTTGCTCGGCCTTACGCGAAAGCCGCTTTCGAGTTCGCCAGCGCGGCCGGACAGACCGATTCCTGGTCGAAGATGCTGAACCTGGCCGCCATCGCTGTTGAAGTCCCTGAAGTCGCGGCGTTGCTGAACGACCCCCGCCTGACCAGCGCAAGCAAGGTTCAGGAATTGGTGCGTCTGCTTGGCAACGATGCCGACGAAGCGTTCCGCAACTACGTCCAGACCCTCGGCGAAAATGATCGCCTGACGGTCCTGCCGACCGTGTGGGAACTGTACGAGGACATCAAGGCGCAAGCCGAGAAAACGCTCGAGGCAGAGGTTGAAACCGCCTTCGAGCTCAGCAATGCGCAACTCCAAACTTTGGCTGCCGCCCTGTCGAAGCGGCTAGATCGTACCGTCAACCTCCAGCAGGTCGTGAACCCTGCGCTGATCGGCGGCGTGTTGATTCGCGCCGGTGATGTGGTTGTCGACGGTTCGGTCCGCGGCAAACTGAGCCAGTTGGCCGAATCGTTGAAATCCTGA